From the genome of Halostella limicola, one region includes:
- a CDS encoding YqjF family protein: MVTSIHMGWRHVLFANWPVDPDLLDPHLPSSLTVDTYDDDAWLSVVPFTNVDVHPTWVPDGCGFPLPELNLRTYVTQGGHDGVYFFSLDAQGTIGVVGARLFHHLPYYYARCSLTEVNGDVWFRSRRLHPGARPVHFEGTYGPSSPALDVQSGSLEAFLTERYRYYTEAQDGSLRYAAIDHESWPLYEADPAIETNTLFEANGFAHPETEPVHYYSPGVTTIASPNRRV, translated from the coding sequence ATAGTGACATCGATTCACATGGGCTGGCGGCACGTCCTATTCGCGAACTGGCCCGTCGATCCCGACCTCCTCGACCCACACCTTCCGTCGTCACTCACGGTCGATACGTACGACGACGACGCGTGGCTCTCCGTCGTCCCGTTCACGAACGTCGACGTCCATCCGACGTGGGTCCCTGACGGCTGCGGATTCCCGCTCCCCGAACTCAACCTCCGGACATACGTTACTCAGGGCGGCCACGACGGCGTGTACTTCTTCAGCCTCGACGCCCAGGGCACCATCGGCGTCGTCGGCGCACGCCTCTTCCACCACCTCCCGTACTATTACGCGCGCTGTTCGCTCACCGAAGTCAACGGCGATGTCTGGTTTCGGAGCAGACGATTGCATCCCGGCGCTCGCCCAGTCCACTTCGAGGGGACCTACGGTCCATCCAGCCCGGCACTCGACGTACAGTCGGGCTCGCTCGAAGCGTTCCTCACCGAGCGCTACCGGTACTACACGGAGGCACAAGACGGCTCGCTCCGGTACGCAGCCATCGACCACGAGTCGTGGCCGCTGTACGAGGCCGACCCAGCTATCGAGACCAACACGCTGTTCGAGGCCAATGGGTTCGCCCACCCCGAAACCGAGCCCGTACACTACTACAGTCCCGGCGTGACGACGATCGCGTCCCCGAACCGCCGGGTGTGA
- a CDS encoding flavodoxin domain-containing protein, which translates to MSSFLILYGTGEGQTAKVADRIVATLSERGHEASALDVRNRPDSFTLDEYDADVVGATIHVGKHQDAIRDFVTETRDALAEMPTAFRQVSLSSATEEKREEAAGYVESFITETGWHPDRIGQFGGALRFSEYGFLRRLMMKQIAKDLLDEERRSNGDVEFTDWDAVDAFAADVAAFVEGRLGVTPDSTENPEI; encoded by the coding sequence GTGAGCTCCTTTCTGATACTCTACGGGACGGGTGAAGGCCAAACAGCGAAGGTCGCAGATCGAATTGTGGCGACGCTCAGCGAGCGCGGTCACGAGGCGAGCGCGCTCGACGTACGTAATCGACCGGACTCGTTCACCTTGGACGAATACGACGCCGACGTCGTGGGCGCAACGATCCACGTCGGCAAGCATCAGGACGCGATTCGCGACTTCGTCACCGAAACTCGAGACGCTCTGGCAGAGATGCCGACAGCCTTCCGCCAGGTCTCGCTGTCCTCAGCAACCGAGGAGAAGCGGGAAGAAGCTGCCGGATACGTCGAGTCATTCATCACCGAAACCGGGTGGCATCCGGATCGAATCGGGCAGTTCGGCGGCGCGCTTCGGTTCTCAGAGTATGGATTCCTCAGGCGTCTCATGATGAAACAGATCGCAAAGGATCTGCTCGACGAAGAGCGGAGGTCGAACGGTGACGTTGAATTCACCGACTGGGATGCGGTCGATGCGTTTGCAGCGGATGTCGCGGCGTTTGTCGAAGGTCGCCTTGGCGTCACTCCGGACAGTACAGAAAATCCAGAGATATGA
- a CDS encoding bactofilin family protein: protein MSPTEAIPLLIVVLLMISIGGGDIQEMSVTFQGENDVDSLADVHVVAGGTTTVPGDAIVEGDVYVIGGTAAIDGTVDGDVTLLNGNLSVRDGATVSGTVQTYSGSAAVNSDASVGQISRFEAPTPSSSPAQRVGGFLLQFLLLGAFGWWLVERHPLVIENVGAAITEHALVSGVVGSLGTTTLLVLFVYMAFTLILLPLAIIGLFAEFLVILYGQAVFGYLIGTRFPIERDGVATLAGIAVFLLGLELFGLVPYLGGIAQLAVAVVGVGAVLNTYFGLQRFEPVTIPGGT from the coding sequence ATGAGCCCGACGGAAGCCATCCCGCTTCTCATCGTCGTCCTCCTCATGATCTCCATCGGGGGCGGCGACATCCAGGAGATGTCCGTGACGTTCCAGGGCGAAAACGACGTCGATTCACTCGCTGACGTCCACGTCGTCGCCGGCGGGACCACCACCGTTCCCGGTGACGCCATCGTCGAGGGCGACGTCTACGTGATCGGTGGCACCGCAGCCATCGACGGGACGGTCGACGGCGACGTGACGCTCCTCAACGGAAATCTCTCGGTACGTGATGGCGCGACTGTGAGCGGTACCGTCCAGACGTATTCGGGATCCGCTGCAGTCAACTCCGACGCATCGGTCGGGCAGATCTCGCGATTCGAGGCACCTACCCCGTCGAGTTCGCCCGCACAGCGGGTCGGAGGGTTCCTTCTGCAGTTCCTCCTCCTCGGCGCGTTCGGATGGTGGCTCGTCGAGCGGCACCCACTCGTCATCGAGAACGTCGGCGCGGCCATCACCGAGCACGCGCTCGTCAGCGGCGTCGTCGGCAGCCTCGGCACAACGACCCTCCTCGTCCTCTTCGTCTACATGGCATTCACCCTTATCCTGCTCCCGCTCGCGATCATCGGGCTGTTTGCCGAGTTCCTCGTCATCCTCTACGGCCAGGCAGTGTTCGGGTACCTCATCGGGACGCGCTTCCCGATCGAACGCGACGGCGTCGCGACGCTCGCAGGGATCGCCGTGTTCCTACTCGGCCTCGAGCTCTTTGGGCTCGTGCCGTACCTCGGCGGAATCGCGCAACTCGCCGTCGCTGTGGTCGGGGTCGGTGCTGTCCTGAACACGTACTTCGGCCTTCAGCGATTCGAGCCTGTCACCATTCCCGGAGGGACCTAG
- a CDS encoding universal stress protein: MPDNVLVAFDGSPLSERALTYTLENFPDATITTLYVINPIDSVIDVEAGGLPVAEDWYDNAQERATNIHTTATDLAAEYGIDLQTATEVGRPARTILEYASDHGIDQIVLGSHGRSGIDRTLLGSVAETVTRRARIPVTIIG, encoded by the coding sequence ATGCCCGACAACGTTCTCGTCGCCTTCGACGGTTCCCCGCTTTCTGAGCGTGCGCTCACCTACACTCTCGAAAACTTCCCGGACGCCACCATCACCACACTGTACGTTATCAATCCGATTGACTCGGTAATCGATGTGGAGGCTGGTGGCTTGCCAGTCGCTGAGGATTGGTACGACAACGCCCAGGAACGCGCTACCAACATTCACACGACAGCTACAGATCTCGCGGCAGAGTATGGCATTGACCTCCAGACGGCCACAGAAGTCGGTAGGCCAGCGCGTACAATCCTCGAATATGCCAGCGACCACGGGATCGACCAGATCGTTCTGGGTAGCCACGGCCGGTCAGGAATCGACCGGACGCTCCTCGGAAGCGTCGCCGAGACAGTCACCCGCCGAGCACGGATTCCGGTGACGATTATTGGATGA
- a CDS encoding CPBP family intramembrane glutamic endopeptidase, with protein sequence MSPSDRTASFAKRFGVTLLAGTPGILALSGYIYLTTPPTAVPAGLSLPLLAVSAGVNSLLLLAVACLVGTYTAPRVELPSYLIDWVKTGDDFWRRLRPEVRLAVGFGVIGGLLILLLDVALAPFVAQDLPQSASGVTDVTMMNVIAYAQVRFLYGGITEELLLRYGLMSGLAFIGWVLSGRPSDGPGSGVMWVAIVISAVLFGIGHLPALAQSVDLTPALVARTILLNAIAGVLFGWLYWQRSLEAAMVAHAAFHVPLVTLSLVQVTLL encoded by the coding sequence ATGTCTCCATCCGATCGGACCGCATCCTTCGCAAAGCGGTTCGGCGTGACACTGCTTGCCGGTACGCCTGGAATCCTCGCCCTTAGTGGGTATATCTATCTCACGACACCGCCGACAGCCGTTCCGGCCGGACTATCGCTTCCACTACTGGCTGTGTCTGCCGGGGTCAACTCACTTCTCCTGCTCGCCGTCGCGTGTCTGGTCGGTACGTATACCGCCCCGCGAGTAGAGCTGCCATCGTACCTTATCGACTGGGTGAAGACAGGCGACGACTTCTGGCGACGCCTCCGGCCCGAGGTTCGACTTGCTGTCGGCTTCGGCGTCATCGGAGGCCTACTGATTCTGCTTCTCGATGTCGCGCTGGCGCCGTTCGTCGCTCAGGACTTGCCCCAGTCCGCAAGCGGGGTGACCGACGTGACTATGATGAACGTCATCGCGTATGCCCAGGTTCGATTCCTTTACGGGGGCATCACGGAGGAGCTACTGCTCAGATATGGACTCATGTCGGGGCTCGCATTCATCGGCTGGGTACTTAGCGGTCGTCCGTCGGACGGTCCCGGATCGGGAGTCATGTGGGTCGCGATCGTAATCTCTGCAGTGCTGTTCGGGATCGGTCATCTCCCGGCGCTCGCTCAGTCCGTCGATCTAACTCCGGCACTCGTCGCCCGGACGATTCTGCTGAACGCGATCGCAGGCGTCCTCTTTGGGTGGTTGTACTGGCAGCGAAGCCTCGAAGCGGCGATGGTGGCCCACGCCGCCTTCCACGTCCCCTTGGTAACACTATCGCTCGTACAAGTCACGCTGCTCTGA
- a CDS encoding serine hydrolase domain-containing protein translates to MATGQTGDVEASPKQPYYAASIGKTFTSTLVAMLSDDGRLSFDDPISEYLSESILDNLHTIDGTDYTGDIRIRHLLGHTSGLPHSLPEGGKMFLNTRLEESPEGKTLFDEMLEEPDRTWEPEETIEWAKRNLEPHFPPGEDCYYSEFGYNLLGLIIESVTGQPYHEALEEFLFDPLEMEHSYLPPFSEPAVDSGLPPAPFYIDEKKIDVDDVPSLSAFYAGGQTVNTAEELFRFHQALVEGELVSEETLQEMLQWNKLWQGIDYGYGVVRIRPLPFLKRFHSWGGLGASSAFMVYNPTIDVYLIGTFNQWSYMRKSMMFLFQTLRSISKVE, encoded by the coding sequence ATGGCCACGGGGCAGACGGGAGACGTCGAGGCCTCTCCAAAGCAACCATACTACGCCGCCAGCATCGGCAAGACCTTCACCTCGACACTCGTGGCCATGTTATCCGACGACGGCCGGCTCAGTTTCGACGACCCGATCTCGGAGTATCTATCGGAGTCGATTCTCGATAATCTTCACACTATCGACGGGACAGACTACACCGGCGATATCCGCATCCGTCATCTCCTCGGTCACACCTCCGGACTTCCGCATTCCCTCCCAGAGGGTGGAAAAATGTTCTTGAACACGCGATTAGAAGAATCCCCCGAGGGGAAGACGCTGTTCGACGAAATGTTGGAAGAACCGGACCGGACATGGGAACCAGAGGAAACGATCGAATGGGCAAAACGAAATTTGGAACCCCACTTCCCACCCGGCGAGGACTGCTACTATTCGGAGTTCGGATACAACCTGCTCGGGTTGATCATCGAAAGCGTGACCGGCCAACCATATCACGAGGCGCTGGAGGAGTTCCTCTTTGATCCGTTGGAGATGGAGCATTCGTACTTACCGCCGTTCTCGGAACCCGCTGTAGACAGCGGGCTTCCCCCAGCCCCGTTTTACATCGACGAAAAGAAAATCGATGTGGATGATGTACCCTCGTTGAGCGCCTTCTATGCCGGTGGACAGACAGTGAACACCGCAGAAGAACTATTCCGGTTCCATCAAGCCTTGGTCGAGGGAGAACTCGTATCCGAGGAAACGCTACAGGAGATGCTACAGTGGAACAAACTGTGGCAAGGAATCGACTACGGCTACGGCGTCGTCCGTATCCGTCCGTTGCCGTTTCTCAAACGATTCCACTCGTGGGGTGGACTCGGGGCGAGTAGTGCATTCATGGTGTATAACCCCACTATTGATGTCTACCTGATCGGGACATTCAACCAGTGGTCGTATATGCGGAAGAGCATGATGTTTCTCTTCCAAACGCTACGATCAATCTCGAAGGTGGAGTGA
- a CDS encoding MFS transporter, whose protein sequence is MELGTHIRKQRWTTVSGYGIFIALMVAGYYYNITFVQLGLIDLGTRLVGLSETAVSMWMAALALCTLVVAVTTGVTMDRHGWSTDLRTKLRLLLGVVCVQFVLTLVAPIIRTMPAFGAWIILASIGLGIGFPVSFSLAIDLVPVPDRGYVAAAITAIAYFFANVIPLSWSIDVFSQLMVVAMAPGIVVLAVLSFVRVDRLDAILDALGTQYETYGTGRFCHRNPIRARSLAFVVPVVLMFGVFFIDSLGFLRIIDTSSLLLSSWQSPNLSTRLFIAVAHVVGAVMAGVVYANYSLSRVFLWTFALFALTHIMYTSDLRIVEVFPTIAGSGTSPLNPALYAIAVSFYTTLNFALWPDLSTPETIGTHSAIGIGVAGWLATFSSTALALYFQAADLTLLSHLNVVQALSLLLLFGLAVGLYARRMVELARENGGASV, encoded by the coding sequence ATGGAGCTTGGAACACACATCCGAAAACAACGGTGGACGACAGTATCCGGATACGGCATCTTCATCGCGCTGATGGTCGCCGGCTACTACTACAACATCACGTTCGTTCAACTCGGACTCATCGACCTCGGCACGCGCCTCGTTGGTCTGTCCGAGACAGCCGTCTCGATGTGGATGGCGGCGCTCGCGCTCTGCACACTCGTCGTCGCCGTCACGACCGGTGTGACGATGGACCGCCACGGGTGGAGCACTGACCTCCGGACGAAGCTCCGGCTCCTGCTCGGCGTGGTCTGTGTCCAGTTCGTACTCACACTCGTCGCCCCGATAATTCGAACCATGCCCGCCTTTGGTGCATGGATCATCCTGGCGTCAATCGGACTCGGTATTGGATTTCCGGTCTCGTTCTCGCTCGCGATTGACCTCGTGCCGGTACCGGACCGAGGGTACGTCGCTGCGGCGATCACGGCGATCGCATATTTTTTCGCGAATGTGATTCCGCTCTCCTGGTCGATCGACGTCTTCAGTCAGTTAATGGTCGTCGCGATGGCACCAGGTATCGTCGTGCTGGCCGTCTTGTCGTTCGTCCGCGTCGATCGTCTCGATGCGATCCTCGACGCTCTTGGAACGCAATACGAGACGTACGGCACGGGTCGATTCTGCCACAGAAATCCAATTCGGGCGCGAAGTCTAGCCTTCGTCGTCCCGGTTGTCTTGATGTTCGGCGTCTTCTTCATCGATAGCCTCGGGTTTCTCCGCATCATCGACACGTCATCGCTCCTGCTGAGTTCCTGGCAGTCGCCCAACCTCTCGACGCGCCTATTCATCGCCGTCGCACACGTCGTCGGTGCGGTGATGGCTGGCGTCGTCTACGCGAACTACTCGCTCTCGCGCGTCTTCCTCTGGACGTTCGCGCTGTTCGCCCTCACGCACATCATGTACACGTCCGACCTGCGAATCGTCGAGGTGTTCCCCACGATCGCGGGTAGTGGTACCTCACCCCTGAATCCCGCCCTGTACGCGATCGCCGTGAGCTTCTACACGACGCTGAACTTCGCGCTCTGGCCCGACCTCTCGACACCCGAGACGATCGGCACGCACTCTGCGATCGGGATCGGCGTCGCCGGCTGGCTCGCCACGTTCTCGAGCACCGCGCTCGCGCTGTACTTCCAGGCGGCCGACCTCACGCTCCTCTCACATCTGAACGTGGTGCAGGCGCTCTCCCTGCTCCTCTTGTTCGGACTCGCAGTCGGCCTATACGCCAGACGGATGGTTGAACTCGCTCGCGAGAACGGAGGTGCGAGCGTATGA
- a CDS encoding CPBP family intramembrane glutamic endopeptidase yields the protein MSNVRMWIDQHRLLSFVAIAYAFTWTIQGALAYSGMEASWTHSILIGFGGFGPPIGAAVVIWASGGSLRRWVGQMFKWRIGVKWWALAFGLPLMILLLGVLLFVVAGGPIDLTEFESPFIYLFAMAWGTVWGGGQEDLGWRGFMLPILQDSYSALVSSAIVGVTWAAWHLPLFLNATTTHGGWPLSQQLLWMVSILAGSVLWTWMYNSTGGSVLAVAVFHAGVNSMGIYHPADPEALLPNGVPDPWLNLLAEVTGAVPLVLVALLLIVVYGGNRLADRDPPTPQDAGLPPETDSDPDE from the coding sequence ATGTCTAATGTCCGCATGTGGATCGATCAACATCGCCTCCTGAGCTTCGTCGCAATCGCGTATGCGTTCACCTGGACGATCCAGGGGGCGCTCGCGTATTCGGGCATGGAAGCCTCCTGGACCCACTCGATCCTGATCGGCTTCGGCGGATTCGGTCCGCCGATCGGCGCGGCGGTAGTCATCTGGGCCTCCGGTGGGAGCCTCCGCAGGTGGGTCGGCCAGATGTTCAAATGGCGGATCGGTGTGAAATGGTGGGCGCTCGCGTTCGGACTCCCGTTGATGATCCTCTTGCTGGGCGTCCTACTGTTCGTCGTAGCCGGAGGTCCGATCGACCTGACCGAGTTCGAGTCACCATTCATTTACCTATTCGCAATGGCGTGGGGGACAGTGTGGGGTGGGGGCCAAGAGGATCTCGGCTGGCGTGGCTTTATGCTGCCTATCCTGCAGGACTCCTACAGCGCGCTGGTGTCGAGTGCCATCGTGGGCGTCACGTGGGCCGCCTGGCACCTCCCACTGTTCCTGAACGCGACGACCACCCACGGCGGGTGGCCGCTCTCCCAGCAACTCCTCTGGATGGTCTCCATCCTGGCGGGCTCGGTTCTCTGGACGTGGATGTACAACAGCACCGGTGGAAGCGTCCTGGCCGTCGCGGTGTTCCACGCCGGCGTGAACTCGATGGGGATCTACCACCCCGCCGATCCAGAGGCACTCCTCCCGAACGGTGTGCCAGACCCCTGGCTGAACCTGCTCGCCGAAGTCACCGGGGCAGTCCCACTCGTGCTGGTCGCGCTCCTCCTAATCGTCGTCTACGGCGGGAACCGCCTCGCGGATCGTGACCCGCCAACCCCACAAGATGCCGGTCTCCCACCGGAAACTGATTCGGACCCTGACGAGTGA
- a CDS encoding CPBP family glutamic-type intramembrane protease, translating to MPSRSHAVAVDDWSARATLLGYTALTYAISWSLWGVWAISETGSTPPGTLLFGGGLEEPGRRGYLLPAHQEAYSPLTAGLLVGVVWAGWHLPLVFIPGTIQHTLPLGLYLFQLVELSILLTWLTNWVDGRILPAILLHAGANALLNYYPVGGAAGATTPLGFGLLVMMLAIAVVALAISAGQSLGVARPAR from the coding sequence ATGCCGTCACGTTCGCACGCTGTCGCTGTCGACGACTGGTCGGCTCGAGCGACACTCCTCGGGTACACCGCCCTCACGTACGCCATCTCGTGGTCGCTCTGGGGTGTGTGGGCGATCAGCGAGACCGGGTCGACACCCCCAGGAACACTCCTGTTCGGCGGCGGGCTCGAGGAACCTGGTCGGCGCGGGTACCTCCTACCGGCACACCAAGAAGCCTACAGTCCCCTCACGGCTGGACTCCTCGTTGGCGTCGTCTGGGCCGGGTGGCACCTTCCGCTAGTGTTCATTCCAGGTACCATCCAACACACGCTCCCACTCGGTCTCTACCTGTTCCAGCTCGTCGAACTTTCGATTTTATTGACGTGGCTCACGAACTGGGTCGACGGACGCATCCTACCAGCGATTCTCTTGCACGCGGGCGCCAACGCACTCTTGAATTACTATCCGGTCGGTGGTGCCGCGGGTGCGACGACACCCCTCGGGTTCGGACTTCTCGTTATGATGCTCGCAATCGCCGTTGTCGCCCTTGCCATCAGTGCTGGGCAGTCGCTTGGCGTTGCCCGTCCTGCTCGTTAA